A DNA window from Natronosalvus rutilus contains the following coding sequences:
- a CDS encoding IS5 family transposase, giving the protein MPSQLARFTDCCVDLSQNAVIDEPAPAIEKGDGGYADWVIVSIHCLREYLNQPYRRLLDMLHEMPGITAKLGLSVDQLPDFTTVCTRKQDLKMRIWRVLLRLSVSLHDLGDVQAIDATGFKRHQASRHYVLRVGYNFDDIKTTALVDCDTSAILDIHCSMKQPHDTQVGRQVLRRNLARLTTITADKSYDWDALRHELREAGIRPVIKHREFYGLDKAHNARHDENVYHRRSIVEAIFFALKHRFGETVRARTWFGQFRELVLKAAVRNIEQAVRL; this is encoded by the coding sequence ATGCCGTCTCAACTCGCCCGTTTCACCGACTGCTGCGTCGATTTGTCCCAGAACGCTGTCATCGACGAGCCAGCGCCAGCGATTGAGAAGGGTGATGGCGGCTACGCTGACTGGGTAATCGTCTCGATCCACTGCCTCCGAGAGTACCTGAACCAGCCCTACCGCCGGTTGCTCGACATGCTGCACGAGATGCCCGGAATCACCGCGAAACTCGGACTTTCGGTGGATCAGCTACCGGATTTCACGACCGTCTGTACGCGGAAACAGGATCTCAAAATGCGGATCTGGCGGGTGTTACTGCGGCTGTCTGTCTCACTGCACGACCTCGGCGATGTTCAAGCGATCGACGCGACCGGGTTCAAACGCCATCAAGCCAGCCGTCACTACGTCCTCCGCGTGGGCTACAATTTTGACGACATCAAAACGACGGCGCTCGTCGATTGTGACACCAGTGCTATCCTCGACATTCACTGTTCGATGAAACAGCCACACGACACACAGGTTGGACGGCAAGTGCTCAGGAGAAATCTGGCACGACTGACCACGATCACCGCCGACAAAAGCTACGACTGGGACGCGCTCCGGCACGAACTCAGAGAGGCTGGCATCCGCCCGGTGATCAAACATCGTGAGTTCTATGGACTTGACAAAGCGCACAACGCTCGCCACGACGAGAACGTCTATCACCGCCGCTCGATCGTCGAAGCGATCTTCTTTGCGCTGAAGCATCGGTTCGGCGAGACGGTGCGGGCGAGAACGTGGTTTGGCCAGTTCAGAGAGCTCGTCCTAAAGGCTGCCGTCAGAAACATTGAGCAAGCCGTGAGGCTCTGA
- a CDS encoding DsrE family protein has protein sequence MQTVIHLISGDEGEQETALAIARNILDDETGSIDDVAVVVQAGAVEAIQTGQESEKQVQALLDDGVSFKACSNTLEMMDLDESDLVTGVETVPEGAVEVTRLQTEGYAYMRP, from the coding sequence ATGCAAACAGTTATTCATCTCATTTCAGGTGACGAGGGCGAACAAGAAACAGCACTGGCTATTGCCAGAAACATCTTAGACGATGAGACTGGCAGTATCGACGACGTTGCGGTTGTCGTTCAGGCAGGTGCAGTGGAGGCGATCCAAACCGGCCAAGAGAGCGAGAAGCAAGTCCAGGCCCTATTGGACGACGGTGTCTCATTCAAAGCCTGCAGCAACACACTGGAAATGATGGATCTTGACGAATCCGACCTCGTTACCGGCGTTGAGACCGTCCCAGAGGGCGCCGTGGAAGTTACGCGGTTGCAAACAGAAGGATACGCCTATATGCGGCCGTAG
- a CDS encoding ribbon-helix-helix domain-containing protein → MVSQSSNDVIPEPAHSRLETRQTLDRVTFRATDEQLEALVDADIYHTRSQAIRAGIQRLLEEHTQADVDHESR, encoded by the coding sequence ATGGTATCGCAGTCCTCCAATGACGTCATTCCCGAACCGGCTCACTCCCGCTTGGAGACCCGTCAGACGCTCGATCGGGTCACATTCCGTGCGACCGATGAACAGCTCGAAGCGCTCGTCGACGCCGATATCTACCACACCCGGAGCCAGGCGATCCGAGCCGGGATTCAACGGTTACTCGAGGAGCACACTCAAGCCGACGTCGACCACGAGAGTCGGTGA
- a CDS encoding NAD(P)/FAD-dependent oxidoreductase, translating to MRTESEDRDVIVIGGGVVGCAIAHELASDHEVLILEKGQVASGATALAAGIIGLTNVYDDVPTLAGYVASFFEAFDGTGDFQYTKRARVGLVRPEDESRARREAKEKAEQGVKATYLNTPALREKYPRFDTSEIVGAVEYGARPGEGWLDPYTFAVTLKREAEAAGVEFRTGTVVTDIDVADGAVTGVKTESGTIRAPTVVVASGWRTPGLLSDLMTLPVRPYQTQCIVLKPERRLNGDVPMGWVSGEHIYFRPEANGHLLVGGWSFAIDDPVAASSDASEEFRQHVATVIPDVFDGMDRAKFVNGWAGVDAATPDQRPIVDASDEGPEGLIVATGFHGRGVMTSPAAARAVRSLLTDEDAPFSLEPFSLDRFDSRSPDFEFRSISDH from the coding sequence ATGAGGACAGAATCAGAGGATCGCGATGTCATCGTTATCGGCGGTGGGGTCGTTGGTTGTGCGATCGCACACGAACTCGCATCCGATCACGAAGTCCTCATCCTTGAGAAGGGGCAAGTCGCTAGTGGGGCGACGGCACTCGCTGCTGGAATTATCGGTCTCACGAACGTCTACGATGATGTCCCTACCCTTGCGGGGTATGTCGCGTCGTTCTTCGAGGCTTTCGACGGAACGGGTGATTTTCAGTACACTAAACGAGCTCGTGTCGGTCTTGTGCGGCCCGAAGACGAATCACGGGCCCGGAGGGAAGCGAAGGAGAAAGCTGAGCAGGGCGTCAAAGCGACGTACCTCAATACGCCAGCGTTGCGCGAGAAGTATCCCCGGTTCGACACCTCCGAAATAGTTGGTGCCGTGGAATACGGTGCTCGTCCCGGAGAAGGCTGGCTGGACCCTTACACATTTGCAGTGACGCTCAAACGAGAAGCAGAGGCGGCGGGCGTCGAATTTCGGACCGGAACGGTTGTGACCGACATTGACGTCGCTGATGGCGCCGTCACAGGCGTCAAGACGGAGTCAGGGACAATTCGAGCACCGACGGTGGTCGTGGCCTCTGGGTGGCGGACGCCCGGGCTGTTGTCGGATCTCATGACGTTACCGGTCCGGCCGTACCAAACCCAATGTATAGTCCTCAAACCGGAACGACGATTGAACGGCGACGTTCCGATGGGGTGGGTCAGTGGCGAACACATTTACTTCCGGCCCGAAGCCAATGGTCACCTGCTCGTTGGCGGCTGGTCATTCGCGATCGACGATCCTGTGGCCGCGAGTTCGGACGCGAGCGAAGAGTTCAGACAGCACGTCGCAACAGTTATCCCTGACGTCTTCGACGGTATGGACCGAGCGAAGTTCGTAAACGGGTGGGCGGGGGTTGATGCAGCCACACCCGACCAGCGGCCGATCGTCGACGCGTCGGACGAGGGTCCCGAGGGGTTAATCGTAGCCACGGGCTTCCACGGACGCGGCGTGATGACGTCCCCCGCAGCAGCACGCGCCGTTCGATCGCTGCTGACCGATGAGGATGCGCCGTTTTCACTCGAACCGTTTTCTCTCGATCGGTTCGATTCGCGTTCACCGGATTTCGAATTCCGAAGCATCAGTGACCACTGA
- a CDS encoding IclR family transcriptional regulator yields the protein MCSDNADTRRDHVKTTVATFEMLEYLSRQNGATLTELSEEFELAKSTVHRHMTTLADLEYVIKDGSEYFIGLKFLQLSEQARHRKPGYQVARDKVFELVDETGERALFLVEELGRGVYMYRAGGTPPFRNDTMVGERRPLHALAAGKAILAQWDENRLDSFLDNQDLWELTRNTITDPEALLEELTVVRDQGHAINDSEQIEGLRAVGVPVFGPSGCVIGGLSVFGPVSRLNGEKFDAEVPEILKDKAHEIHVQLSLE from the coding sequence ATGTGTTCAGATAACGCGGACACCAGGCGCGATCACGTCAAGACGACCGTAGCTACATTCGAAATGCTCGAATATCTCAGCCGTCAGAACGGAGCCACATTGACGGAGTTATCTGAAGAGTTCGAGTTAGCGAAAAGCACGGTTCATCGCCATATGACGACTTTAGCCGATCTGGAATACGTAATTAAAGACGGCTCCGAATATTTCATCGGGCTAAAATTCCTCCAGTTGAGCGAACAGGCACGGCATCGAAAGCCGGGATACCAGGTTGCGCGCGACAAGGTCTTCGAACTCGTCGACGAGACTGGCGAGCGCGCATTATTCTTAGTAGAGGAACTCGGTCGGGGCGTCTACATGTACCGGGCCGGTGGCACGCCACCGTTCAGGAACGACACAATGGTCGGTGAACGACGGCCACTCCACGCGCTCGCGGCCGGCAAAGCAATCCTCGCTCAGTGGGATGAAAATCGCCTCGACTCCTTTCTGGACAACCAAGACCTGTGGGAACTCACCCGTAACACGATCACGGATCCGGAGGCGCTCCTTGAGGAACTCACGGTAGTGCGCGACCAGGGACATGCAATCAACGACTCCGAACAGATCGAGGGGTTGCGCGCGGTCGGGGTGCCTGTTTTCGGACCATCTGGGTGCGTGATCGGTGGATTGAGCGTGTTTGGCCCGGTCAGCCGCCTCAACGGGGAGAAGTTCGATGCGGAGGTACCTGAAATCCTCAAGGATAAAGCACACGAAATCCACGTCCAGCTTTCGCTCGAATGA
- a CDS encoding polysaccharide deacetylase family protein codes for MTDLDAWPAGKRAAAVLTFDLDANELWRVKRENDSEWDKPPIRNRGEFGPKVGVPRILELLDRYDLRATFFVPGKVAENWPDTIQAIHDAGHEIGHHGYTHTNPATATASEEKKDVKRAMDVFDDLIGDTPVGYRSPAADLGDNTLEILADNGIVYESSFIDSDMPYVHDVDGTDLVEIPFEWSLDDWPYFGFQMYPPLPYQSGISTTSEVFDSWTREFEGQYKRGRCFMLTMHPQIIGRAGRIDALEELVQTMIQTGDTWITTGKDLAEYWLKAQV; via the coding sequence ATGACCGACTTAGACGCTTGGCCTGCAGGAAAACGTGCAGCAGCCGTCCTCACCTTCGATCTCGACGCGAACGAACTCTGGAGAGTGAAAAGAGAAAACGATTCGGAGTGGGACAAACCGCCGATACGGAACCGTGGCGAGTTCGGGCCCAAGGTCGGTGTCCCGCGCATTCTCGAATTACTCGATCGGTACGACCTCCGGGCGACGTTCTTCGTACCGGGGAAAGTGGCGGAGAATTGGCCGGATACGATACAGGCGATTCACGACGCAGGCCACGAGATCGGCCACCACGGGTACACGCACACGAACCCCGCGACAGCAACAGCGTCGGAAGAAAAAAAGGACGTCAAACGAGCGATGGACGTCTTCGATGATCTCATCGGTGACACTCCCGTCGGGTATCGAAGTCCTGCCGCCGATCTCGGTGACAATACGCTCGAGATCCTCGCGGACAACGGTATCGTGTATGAATCCAGTTTTATCGACAGTGACATGCCGTACGTACACGATGTCGACGGGACCGATCTCGTGGAGATTCCGTTTGAGTGGTCGCTCGACGACTGGCCGTACTTCGGGTTCCAAATGTATCCCCCGCTACCCTACCAAAGCGGGATATCCACCACGAGCGAGGTTTTCGACTCGTGGACGCGGGAGTTCGAAGGCCAGTACAAACGTGGCCGGTGCTTCATGCTCACCATGCATCCACAAATCATTGGACGGGCTGGTCGCATCGACGCCCTCGAGGAACTCGTTCAGACGATGATCCAAACCGGCGATACGTGGATCACTACCGGTAAGGATCTCGCGGAGTACTGGCTCAAGGCACAAGTGTAA
- a CDS encoding ArgE/DapE family deacylase, producing the protein MNDLKEAVHDRIEQQQEDIFDLAGELVSTPSITGNEGPAQEIVAKKFTDMGLDPDIWEPDPSELADHPGFFTTSTTEEVGYDGRPNVVAVREGFGDGQSLAFSGHIDVVSADESAWTYDPWTTTQIDGRMYGRGAADMKGGIAAYIHTVRVLDELDIELEGDLILQSTIEEEAGGAGGVLAALERGYQPDAAIIPEPYRIPNIGIASAGVMYFRVTVEGKAAHAARGYKGVNAIVKMSKIVDAFERLDQQRKQRVSYEPVTNRTSDAEGEVTNLNIGTIEAGDWPSTVPNRAEIQCRIGWPPGEKRQNIREQVEKTLTSVTDSDDWLAANPPEIEWFGWSAEPHEVDTSAKIVQLAKGHAEDICGESGQYIGGDAGLDERFYNLYYDIPCPTVGPRGTNLHGADEYVEMDSLVETAQTLAFTAMDYCGISER; encoded by the coding sequence ATGAATGACCTGAAAGAAGCCGTTCACGACCGTATTGAGCAGCAACAAGAGGATATTTTCGATCTCGCCGGCGAGCTAGTGAGCACGCCGTCTATTACCGGCAACGAAGGGCCTGCACAGGAAATTGTAGCGAAGAAGTTCACAGACATGGGTCTAGACCCGGACATCTGGGAACCAGACCCGTCTGAGCTGGCTGATCACCCTGGATTCTTTACTACTTCGACAACGGAAGAGGTCGGTTACGACGGCCGTCCGAACGTGGTCGCCGTGCGAGAAGGGTTCGGCGACGGACAATCGCTCGCATTCAGCGGACATATCGACGTAGTTTCGGCTGACGAGTCCGCGTGGACCTACGATCCCTGGACCACTACCCAAATCGATGGCCGGATGTATGGCCGAGGAGCAGCGGACATGAAAGGCGGGATCGCGGCTTACATCCACACCGTCCGCGTCCTCGACGAACTCGATATCGAACTCGAGGGCGACCTAATCCTCCAGTCGACTATCGAAGAGGAGGCGGGCGGCGCAGGCGGAGTCCTCGCAGCCTTAGAGCGGGGATATCAACCCGACGCGGCCATCATTCCGGAACCATACCGGATTCCGAACATCGGCATCGCGAGCGCAGGTGTGATGTACTTCCGAGTGACCGTCGAGGGGAAGGCTGCGCACGCCGCCCGGGGGTACAAAGGCGTGAACGCGATCGTGAAGATGTCGAAGATCGTAGATGCGTTCGAGCGACTCGACCAGCAGCGAAAACAACGCGTGTCGTATGAACCAGTGACAAACCGAACGAGTGACGCCGAAGGCGAGGTGACGAACCTCAATATCGGAACGATCGAAGCGGGTGACTGGCCTTCAACGGTACCAAACCGAGCGGAGATTCAGTGCCGCATCGGATGGCCTCCGGGCGAGAAAAGACAGAACATCCGTGAACAGGTCGAAAAAACTCTCACCTCGGTGACTGACTCCGACGACTGGCTGGCGGCGAACCCACCGGAGATCGAATGGTTCGGGTGGAGTGCCGAACCACACGAAGTCGATACGAGTGCCAAAATCGTACAGCTAGCCAAGGGGCACGCCGAAGATATCTGTGGTGAGTCCGGCCAATACATCGGCGGTGACGCCGGTCTCGACGAGCGCTTCTACAACTTGTACTACGACATTCCCTGCCCGACCGTTGGACCTCGAGGAACGAATCTGCACGGTGCCGACGAGTACGTCGAAATGGATTCGCTCGTAGAAACCGCTCAAACGCTCGCTTTCACCGCCATGGACTACTGTGGTATCAGCGAACGATAA
- a CDS encoding ABC transporter substrate-binding protein produces the protein MTNRRKILKAVGVTGIAGLAGCIGNGNDDSDGNGGDGDNNTNGTNGGDSDTIKIGAYGPLTGPASNIGQAMKLGFDLAQKQINADGGMAGYDVEVVYGDSESEPSTGKSAVEYLINQENVDMIAGGFHSDVSLAVVEVTYSADVPQMISNSVSGSINEKMESQNMKNVFKMSPPSEAYGIGWNGFLNDLQDEGVGYFPFENKRIALIAEDTSYGLPIMESTTENLEENGWDVVSTDEVAVDETNYRSLLTRIKSNEPDVVWAVQTAPSPAANLVSQFREMGFGDTHFMQTFVPSNPEFANLAGDAANGVMWMANIGVVPEFARDVGLVEAWDDEYGEEVPGSSGSLPWDNLMLIKAAMEEIGSLDDLTVDSWSEAVLGLDQIKGSAGYFDWTEDGPFHQALYGKDTIPALGHQIQDGNNRFVWPFNVGEHEIDESYY, from the coding sequence ATGACTAACAGGCGCAAAATCCTCAAAGCAGTAGGTGTCACAGGTATCGCCGGTCTTGCAGGGTGTATCGGCAACGGCAATGACGACAGTGACGGAAACGGCGGTGACGGAGACAACAACACGAACGGTACGAACGGCGGTGACAGCGATACGATCAAAATCGGTGCGTACGGTCCACTTACCGGTCCCGCCTCGAACATCGGTCAAGCGATGAAGCTGGGTTTCGACCTGGCTCAAAAGCAGATCAACGCCGACGGAGGGATGGCCGGCTACGACGTGGAAGTCGTATACGGCGACTCCGAATCCGAGCCATCGACGGGGAAGTCCGCGGTTGAGTACCTTATCAACCAAGAGAACGTCGACATGATCGCCGGCGGGTTCCACTCCGACGTTTCCCTGGCCGTCGTGGAGGTGACGTACTCGGCAGACGTCCCCCAGATGATCTCGAATTCGGTGAGTGGGTCCATCAACGAGAAGATGGAGTCCCAGAACATGAAGAACGTTTTTAAGATGTCTCCGCCGTCCGAGGCCTACGGCATCGGATGGAACGGGTTCCTCAACGACCTTCAAGACGAGGGCGTGGGCTACTTCCCGTTCGAGAACAAGCGAATCGCGTTGATCGCAGAAGACACGTCCTACGGACTCCCGATTATGGAATCGACCACCGAGAATTTGGAAGAAAACGGCTGGGACGTCGTTTCGACCGACGAAGTCGCCGTCGACGAAACCAACTACCGGTCTCTGCTCACTCGAATTAAATCGAATGAGCCGGACGTGGTGTGGGCGGTCCAGACGGCGCCGTCACCGGCAGCGAACCTCGTCAGTCAGTTCCGTGAGATGGGTTTCGGAGACACTCACTTCATGCAGACGTTCGTCCCGTCTAATCCGGAGTTCGCCAACTTGGCGGGAGATGCGGCCAACGGCGTCATGTGGATGGCCAACATCGGCGTGGTTCCGGAATTCGCCAGAGACGTCGGGCTCGTGGAAGCCTGGGACGACGAGTACGGGGAGGAAGTTCCCGGATCGAGCGGATCGCTTCCGTGGGACAACCTCATGCTGATAAAGGCGGCGATGGAAGAAATCGGAAGCCTCGACGATCTGACGGTCGACTCCTGGTCGGAGGCAGTCCTCGGCCTCGATCAGATAAAAGGGTCTGCCGGCTACTTCGATTGGACGGAGGACGGTCCGTTCCACCAGGCGCTCTACGGGAAGGATACGATCCCGGCGTTGGGTCATCAGATTCAGGACGGGAATAACAGGTTCGTGTGGCCGTTCAACGTGGGAGAGCACGAAATCGACGAGTCGTACTACTAG
- a CDS encoding SDR family NAD(P)-dependent oxidoreductase, translating to MIYNKHAHTLITAGCVVRPMPSVPNIVDGITLDDTHAIVTGAGTGIGRCIARTFASAGADVSVLDIVEQPRNESESTAEVIEQNGGTAQFVEVDLTNAHSVEDAISNAEAAFGPVEILVNNAGVNHLGSVTEVDIDEWDETVSVNLRGAFLTARFSVESLVETEGCIVNIASGAGLHGSPGYAAYGPSKAGLINLTRQLARDYSSDGVRVNAVAPGVIDAGMAGQELEDPDTIAYKEENTLLTYFGDAQDVANAVTFLASDTASFVTGETLVVDGGWDA from the coding sequence GTGATATACAATAAACATGCTCATACCCTTATAACGGCCGGGTGTGTGGTGAGACCTATGCCATCGGTTCCGAACATCGTTGATGGGATAACACTGGACGACACACACGCGATTGTAACCGGCGCTGGTACCGGCATCGGCCGGTGTATCGCGCGAACGTTCGCGAGCGCGGGCGCGGACGTGTCTGTCCTCGATATCGTAGAGCAACCGCGAAATGAATCTGAATCGACTGCGGAGGTTATAGAGCAGAACGGGGGAACCGCACAGTTCGTTGAAGTGGATCTCACCAATGCACACTCAGTGGAAGACGCAATCTCGAATGCAGAGGCTGCCTTCGGTCCGGTCGAGATCCTCGTGAACAACGCCGGAGTCAATCATCTCGGTAGCGTGACGGAAGTCGATATCGACGAGTGGGACGAGACGGTATCGGTGAATCTCCGAGGCGCATTCCTGACCGCGCGTTTCAGCGTGGAGTCACTCGTCGAGACTGAAGGCTGCATCGTCAACATTGCGAGCGGTGCGGGCCTCCACGGATCACCGGGGTACGCGGCGTACGGGCCGTCGAAAGCGGGCCTCATCAACCTGACCCGCCAACTGGCCCGAGATTACTCGTCGGATGGAGTACGGGTGAACGCCGTCGCTCCCGGAGTGATTGACGCCGGGATGGCAGGCCAAGAACTCGAGGATCCGGACACAATCGCGTACAAAGAAGAGAACACGCTGCTGACCTATTTCGGCGACGCACAGGACGTCGCGAACGCCGTAACGTTCCTCGCGAGCGATACCGCGTCGTTCGTAACCGGCGAAACCCTCGTCGTAGACGGAGGGTGGGACGCGTAG
- a CDS encoding SDR family NAD(P)-dependent oxidoreductase, which produces MRFDFSEDVAFVTGASAGIGRATASTLSEHGAYVVGLDLNAEPHDDGPVFDDVVKDGELVVGDVTSAEDVAVALDVAAREGPVSITVNNAGVGGNGKIHEISPEDWQRTLAVHVEGTYNVCRVLAPSMADRGSGAIVNVGSIAGIRGYPATADYAAAKGAITSLTRQLAVDYSRDGVRVNAVAPGFIQTSMNEAVWKDRVPQRGIDYETATNRTLLPRLGVPEDVAEAIAYLVSDAASFITGHTLPVDGGWTSW; this is translated from the coding sequence ATGAGATTCGACTTTAGTGAAGATGTCGCGTTTGTTACAGGGGCCAGCGCGGGTATCGGTCGGGCGACGGCCTCCACGTTATCCGAGCACGGCGCATACGTCGTTGGTCTCGATTTGAACGCTGAACCCCATGACGACGGCCCGGTGTTCGACGATGTCGTCAAGGACGGCGAACTGGTCGTCGGTGACGTCACCTCGGCCGAAGACGTTGCAGTTGCACTTGACGTAGCTGCCAGAGAAGGGCCGGTGAGCATCACCGTCAACAACGCCGGCGTCGGTGGGAACGGAAAGATTCACGAGATTTCGCCGGAAGACTGGCAACGGACCCTCGCTGTCCACGTCGAGGGGACCTACAACGTGTGTCGCGTCCTCGCCCCGTCGATGGCAGACCGGGGCTCCGGCGCAATAGTGAACGTCGGGTCTATCGCGGGGATCCGAGGCTACCCGGCGACCGCCGACTACGCCGCCGCCAAAGGAGCGATCACAAGTCTCACCCGGCAACTCGCCGTCGACTACTCGCGGGACGGCGTTCGGGTCAACGCAGTGGCTCCGGGGTTCATTCAGACGTCGATGAACGAAGCCGTCTGGAAGGACCGCGTCCCCCAGCGTGGGATCGACTACGAGACGGCCACCAACCGAACGTTGCTTCCGCGACTCGGCGTACCGGAAGACGTTGCAGAGGCCATCGCGTATCTCGTAAGCGACGCAGCCTCGTTCATCACGGGTCACACCCTACCGGTCGACGGTGGCTGGACGAGTTGGTAA
- a CDS encoding hydantoinase B/oxoprolinase family protein, producing MSNPMRESDDIDPVTLEILRNSLQNAAEEMGETLLRTAYSSVIREARDCSTALFGPDGDLIAQAEHIPMHLGSMPYALDANFKRADELTEDEILIFNDPYHGGQHIVDIVAFQPVFLDGERVGFAGSIAHHIDMGGGGAASLGPEVATTYGEGFRFPPLTLDLNSREFEHFVDTLATNVRASEYVVGDFNAQLSASRRGVERLEEIAGKYGTDLYLEALNSLDSYAERFMRSRIAELPDSAGTGTETVEVDAPEAVADADTTVRVEVRVNGDEIGVDFDGTAPEVPGYINSPIASTHSAAYFAILAALGGSDLPISAGIYRPIELTVPSGTIVNPTEPTATRARMKTAGRVYDAVLQALAQIAPEVVPAGAFNSTTPIVFGKQFEGHTEVFMDLPGGGWGGYAGGDGAPATTNPLENELNIPVEALEQDHPWLCVNAYQLRTDSGGPGEFRGGLGVRRAFEVVDGPATGTGYTGRVENGAGGVNGGKPGGTGRVRCNRSTGTSEDLGTTWELDLASGDEVEVEMGGGGGYGSVAYRDIDAIARDVASDFVSFNGAVTDYDVEPAQVRDALESLLGTGYDAFAEWYGWSE from the coding sequence ATGAGCAACCCGATGCGGGAATCGGACGATATCGACCCGGTCACACTCGAGATACTGCGAAACTCACTCCAGAATGCCGCAGAGGAGATGGGCGAGACGTTACTCAGGACCGCTTACTCGTCGGTCATCAGAGAGGCCAGAGACTGCTCGACGGCGCTTTTCGGTCCCGACGGTGATCTCATCGCGCAAGCCGAACACATCCCGATGCATCTTGGGTCGATGCCATACGCGCTCGATGCGAACTTCAAGCGAGCGGATGAACTAACCGAGGACGAAATCCTCATCTTCAACGATCCGTACCACGGCGGCCAGCATATCGTCGATATCGTCGCGTTCCAGCCCGTGTTTCTCGACGGAGAACGTGTGGGATTCGCGGGCAGTATCGCCCATCACATCGATATGGGCGGCGGTGGTGCGGCCAGCCTCGGACCGGAGGTTGCGACGACGTATGGGGAGGGATTTCGTTTCCCACCACTCACGCTCGATTTGAATAGCCGCGAGTTCGAGCACTTCGTGGATACGCTCGCGACTAACGTCCGCGCATCGGAGTACGTCGTGGGCGATTTCAACGCACAGCTCTCCGCGAGCCGGCGCGGTGTCGAGCGACTCGAAGAAATCGCGGGCAAGTACGGGACGGACCTGTATCTCGAGGCGCTGAATAGCCTCGACTCGTACGCGGAACGCTTCATGCGGTCACGCATCGCCGAGCTACCAGACTCGGCCGGTACCGGCACGGAAACAGTCGAAGTGGACGCGCCGGAGGCGGTCGCAGACGCCGACACGACGGTGCGGGTGGAAGTGCGTGTAAATGGCGACGAAATCGGCGTGGACTTCGACGGAACGGCACCAGAGGTCCCGGGGTACATCAACTCGCCGATCGCTTCGACGCACTCTGCGGCGTATTTCGCGATTCTCGCGGCTCTCGGCGGGTCCGACCTCCCGATAAGTGCCGGTATCTATCGACCTATCGAGTTAACGGTCCCCTCGGGAACGATCGTGAATCCGACGGAGCCAACGGCGACTCGCGCTCGGATGAAGACTGCAGGCCGGGTGTACGACGCCGTTCTGCAAGCGCTCGCTCAAATCGCGCCCGAAGTCGTTCCGGCGGGCGCGTTCAACAGCACAACCCCGATCGTTTTCGGGAAACAGTTCGAGGGTCACACGGAGGTGTTCATGGATCTCCCCGGCGGTGGCTGGGGCGGATACGCAGGCGGTGACGGCGCACCGGCTACCACGAACCCCCTCGAGAACGAACTGAACATCCCAGTCGAAGCCCTCGAACAAGACCACCCGTGGCTTTGCGTGAACGCGTATCAACTCCGGACCGACAGCGGAGGGCCCGGAGAGTTCCGAGGAGGTCTCGGCGTCCGCCGCGCGTTCGAAGTCGTCGACGGACCGGCTACCGGAACCGGCTACACGGGTCGTGTCGAGAACGGTGCGGGGGGTGTGAACGGAGGCAAGCCCGGCGGAACCGGCCGTGTACGCTGTAACCGATCGACCGGGACGTCAGAGGATCTCGGGACGACGTGGGAACTCGACCTCGCGAGCGGCGACGAGGTTGAAGTCGAAATGGGGGGCGGAGGTGGTTACGGATCGGTCGCCTACCGCGATATAGACGCAATAGCCCGAGACGTGGCCAGCGACTTCGTTTCGTTCAACGGGGCCGTCACCGATTACGACGTGGAGCCCGCTCAGGTTCGCGATGCGCTCGAATCACTCCTCGGAACCGGCTACGACGCCTTCGCCGAGTGGTACGGCTGGAGCGAGTGA